One Echeneis naucrates chromosome 16, fEcheNa1.1, whole genome shotgun sequence DNA window includes the following coding sequences:
- the ice2 gene encoding little elongation complex subunit 2: protein MELVWEDPPPPDGPFFTKDLYDKFSLAPNIRELWAFLQSPVENGNIKQACDVGAAKASCSHSTEGAVEFKEDSVISKNDHDTDIHCADSVDGEEKCKDNKKSKEKLQQVENTALPVYPEPRLPFPCLSNLSSKDQKTYLGFLMNKKTSNPPEYLKAKVNEEIMQFMGYLKDVAKMCAKDYNFISQGALQYSEDFFRSCLECIKTFPQLYQIHEMTSLTGGTFNPRLMLTFEKQLLIMGSVDITDHKILPADAQLASDYQSVSSEKPPAKKAKDMHATISSDGNAEKLCAHYQPHVCLTREALVKLLDNHSPDFAEPWEIPVWIKVNPGKGNIQRKTVYIDSPLLKTEMTVRERSHFYHEESLKLSIKKTGSKNVFHVMTELPVGDPQHTLDNSQRNQVFFENSSFDFEVDLTDLETFGETTSKKASEVKKMHNKQDACVKSKKEQNVPLLTKSKMLSEHHVTTRSSSLEEMDTSLTIMDDSMTKETTQQVETESNVPKTEQERQGSALESVKDLDLTGDSEDEKLVIDVSVSPATKQPESTTCSPDPTITVDPVNTSSPQKVMRRPRQSKRFKADDQLGEILRMQTAMFKSANDTGKNSTISLETNSPTKPLGPAVHSHATSLVKPCVYSYLERNQNQNGETCIASQSFAPMTNTNTTECKKILSEDLQASAEDEQDYNAPEEGNLLYKLYSLQDLLVMVRSSVSLTHSRNVGSKQNQYVPVHVLPKLEYQLCYGVECLTSSEACQLWTETLLHSSTVSYIAHISAHTSKVSLLRKLPDDWQQNLSCGFKPARSLNILHHVLKKLTELDKGQYLIVHKTGEPFVTLLKTPPGKVTRGAYNLQQLHSSVPQPPTSGLLPWIPVDPTVVLPFHQAHGRVPCTFPTKPFQKTQRVGANRRGARQSSNLSTSNTKKKQNKRAARRGKFIVNLIRKSI from the exons ATGGAACTGGTCTG GGAAGACCCTCCACCTCCTGATGGTCCATTCTTTACCAAAGACCTATACGACAAATTTTCCCTTGCACCGAATATCAGAGAACTGTGGGCCTTTCTTCAAAG tccTGTAGAGAATggcaacataaaacaggcatGTGATGTTGGCGCCGCCAAAGCGTCCTGCTCTCATTCTACAGAAGGTGCTGTGGAGTTTAAAGAAGACAGTGTCATCAGCAAGAATGACCATGATACCGATATTCACTGTGCAGATAGTGTGGATggtgaagaaaaatgtaaagataaCAAAAAATCCAAAGAAAAGCTCCAGCAGGTCGAGAATACAGCCTTGCCTGTTTACCCAGAACCAAGATTGCCATTCCCTTGCCTGTCCAACCTGTCCAGCAAAGACCAGAAGACATATCTTGGCTTTTTGATGAATAAGAAAACTAGTAATCCTCCAGAG TATTTAAAGGCAAAAGTGAATGAAGAAATAATGCAGTTCATGGGGTACCTGAAGGATGTCGCCAAAATGTGTGCAAAGGATTACAACTTCATATCACAGGGAGCTTTGCAATATTCAGAG gatTTCTTCAGAAGCTGTTTGGAGTGCATTAAGACATTTCCTCAGCTCTACCAAATCCACGAAATGACTAGTTTGACAGGTGGAACTTTCAACCCCAGGCTGATGCTGACCTTTGAAAAGCAACTATTAATCATG GGCAGTGTGGATATTACCGACCACAAGATTTTGCCTGCTGATGCACAGCTTGCATCGGATTATCAAAGTGTTTCGTCAGAGAAACCTCCAGCTAAAAAAGCTAAGGACATGCACGCT ACAATCAGCAGCGATGGCAATGCAGAGAAGCTGTGTGCCCATTATCAGCCTCACGTGTGTCTGACTCGTGAGGCCCTGGTCAAGCTGCTGGACAACCATAGTCCTGATTTTGCAGAGCCATGGGAAATACCTGTTTGGATCAAAGTGAATCCCGGAAAAG GCAATATTCAGAGGAAAACTGTGTATATAGACTCACCCCTTCTGAAGACTGAaatgacagtgagagagaggagtcACTTCTACCATGAGGAAAGTTTGAAACTCTCCATCAAGAAGACTGGAAGTAAAAATGTGTTCCATGTGATGACAGAGCTTCCTGTGGGTGACCCGCAGCACACTCTG GACAACTCACAAAGAAATCAAGTCTTttttgaaaacagcagttttgACTTTGAGGTGGACCTTACTGACCTGGAGACGTTTGGAGAGACAACATCCAAAAAGGCCTCTGAGGTGAAGAAAATGCATAATAAACAGGATGCAtgtgttaaaagtaaaaaagaacaaaatgtccCTCTTTTAACAAAGAGTAAGATGTTAAGTGAGCATCATGTAACCACAAGGAGCAGTTCCTTGGAGGAGATGGACACCTCATTGACAATTATGGATGATTCCATGACGAAAGAGACAACTCAGCAGGTTGAAACCGAGTCCAATGTGCCAAAGACTGAACAGGAGAGGCAAGGCTCTGCACTGGAAAGTGTCAAAGACTTAGACCTTACTGGCGATTCTGAGGATGAGAAGCTGGTCATCGATGTTTCTGTGTCTCCAGCTACAAAACAGCCTGAGTCCACAACATGCTCTCCTGACCCAACAATTACCGTAGATCCTGTGAATACGTCTTCCCCTCAAAAAGTTATGAGGCGGCCACGACAATCCAAAAGATTTAAGGCTGATGACCAGCTGGGAGAGATCCTCCGCATGCAAACAGCAATGTTCAAATCTGCCAACGACACAGGCAAAAACTCCACTATATCCCTGGAGACCAACTCACCCACCAAACCCTTGGGACCTGCAGTTCACTCCCATGCAACGTCTTTGGTTAAGCCTTGCGTGTACTCATATTTAGAGAGAAACCAGAATCAAAATGGCGAGACCTGCATTGCTTCCCAAAGCTTTGCACCCATGACTAATACCAACACCACAGAGTGCAAAA AAATATTGTCAGAAGACCTGCAGGCCAGTGCAGAAGATGAACAAGACTACAATGCTCCAGAAGAGGGCAACCTGCTCTACAAGCTCTACAGTCTGCAAGATTTGTTGGTCATGGTGCGCAGCTCGGTCTCACTGACCCATTCAAGAAATGTGGGCAGCAAGCAAAACCAG TATGTGCCAGTACATGTGTTGCCCAAGTTGGAGTACCAGCTGTGTTATGGTGTTGAGTGTCTAACCAGCAGTGAGGCTTGCCAGTTATGGACTGAAACATTGCTCCACTCCAGCACAGTTTCATACATAG cTCACATCAGTGCGCACACATCAAAAGTGTCCCTGTTGAGAAAGCTGCCTGACGATTGGCAACAGAACCTCTCCTGTGGGTTCAA GCCGGCAAGGTCACTGAATATACTGCACCACGTTCTGAAAAAGCTAACTGA gttagACAAAGGACAGTACTTGATTGTGCACAAAACAGGGGAACCATTTGTGACCTTATTAAAAACACCTCCTGGAAAAGTGACCCGGGGCGCATATAACCTGCAACAACTCCACAGCTCGGTCCCACAGCCCCCAACTTCTGGTCTTTTGCCCTGGATACCGGTTGATCCCACTGTGGTCCTACCCTTCCACCAAGCACATGGCCGTGTCCCCTGCACCTTCCCAACAAAACCTTTCCAAAAG ACGCAGAGAGTTGGGGCCAACAGACGTGGAGCTAGGCAGTCAAGCAACTTGAGTACAAGCAACaccaagaaaaaacaaaataaacgtGCGGCCAGGCGTGGCAAGTTCATTGTAAACCTAATTCGAAAGTCAATTTAA
- the LOC115056276 gene encoding annexin A2-A-like encodes MSMVSEFLGQLSLNIGANEPKFPTVVPAVDFDPNKDAARIDTAIKSKGVDEQTIIDVLTQRTYSQRRDVAFAYERRAKKDMISALKGALSGSLETVILGLMKSTAQYDASEIRGSIKGLGTDEETLIELLCSRSNDELLEIKKVYKELFKKDLEKDVAGDTSGNFAKLLLALVQTKRAEPSSIVDYEKIDEDARALYDAGVKIKGTDVATWISIMSERSVPHLQKVFQRYKSYSPYDMQESIQKEVKGDLQKSFLVLVQCFENKQLYFAKRLNEAMKSKGAKEKIVTRIIVSRCEVDLKKICSEYKANFGQSLQNTIIEHTKGDYQKVLLGLCGPEV; translated from the exons ATGTCTATGGTATCAGAGTTCCTCGGACAGCTCTCACTCAACATTGGG GCAAATGAACCCAAGTTCCCCACCGTGGTACCTGCTGTGGACTTTGACCCTAACAAAGATGCTGCCAGAATAGACACAGCTATCAAATCCAAAG GAGTGGATGAACAGACCATCATTGATGTCCTAACACAGCGGACCTACTCCCAAAGGAGAGACGTTGCTTTTGCATATGAAAGGAGGGCAAAAAAG gaCATGATCTCAGCCCTGAAGGGAGCGCTGTCTGGTTCTTTGGAGACAGTGATCCTTGGACTAATGAAGAGCACGGCCCAGTATGATGCTTCAGAGATCAGAGGCTCAATCAAG gGCTTAGGAACAGATGAAGAAACGCTGATTGAGCTTTTGTGCTCACGCAGCAACGATGAGCTGCTGGAGATCAAGAAGGTCTACAAAGAGT TGTTCAAGAAAGATCTGGAGAAAGACGTTGCAGGTGACACCTCGGGGAACTTTGCAAAGCTGCTCTTGGCTTTAGTGCAG ACCAAGAGAGCTGAACCGTCATCTATTGTTGACTATGAAAAGATTGATGAAGATGCCAGA GCGCTCTATGACGCTGGCGTAAAGATTAAAGGAACTGATGTGGCGACCTGGATCTCCATAATGTCTGAGAGAAGTGTACCCCACCTGCAGAAAG TCTTTCAGAGGTACAAGAGCTACAGCCCCTACGACATGCAGGAGAGTATTCAGAAGGAGGTCAAAGGAGACTTGCAGAAGTCCTTCCTGGTGTTAG ttcaatgctttgaaaacaaacagctctacTTCGCCAAAAGACTGAATGAAGCCATGAAG AGTAAAGGAGCCAAAGAAAAGATAGTGACCAGGATTATTGTGTCCCGTTGTGAAGTGGACCTGAAGAAGATCTGCTCTGAATACAAGGCCAACTTTGGACAGTCTCTGCAAAACACCATTATT gagcACACCAAGGGAGACTACCAGAAGGTTCTGCTCGGACTCTGTGGTCCAGAGGTCTAA